One segment of Fibrobacter sp. UWB10 DNA contains the following:
- a CDS encoding DUF5683 domain-containing protein, with translation MRKFAYSIIACVASIFVAQSFAQPRDLFAEFEAEAEAAQSSAAVAPSSASVPSSSSVAAKPAPAAKPAPASSSSVKVSSSSVAPVSSSVEVSSSSEAPAPVDSAAVVAEVPADADSAFVDTLAGDSVREMTPEEAYAAEMKRHNEENRIRDSLAMAAVSSSSTDAPSSSSMSRRELLGPVKVSKVNGIDEMKGRYKSPRKALFMSLVIPGSGQMYVGGSNFTYVRGGVYLALEAALWGSWYYFSVNKYNKQVDKYKKYAKEHYSIGRYEQRMRSLYNADAVNYESEFRRRYLGSRETFCEGIFGVATTDRCYDRDKLYSGDVEYVNTFVKSPKSLGDEMEKVDFDNASEVYQLISDDAYVLGWEDIGDEDVAVATSLALDDPNHATESLVKSESDYQKKYRSMRNKANDYADMQAWFFGGLILNHIISAVDAAFTANSHNKALYEEDLSWYDHLHFDSGVSFANGFGFNVQASWGF, from the coding sequence ATGCGCAAGTTTGCCTATTCAATTATCGCCTGTGTGGCCAGTATTTTTGTTGCCCAGTCTTTTGCTCAACCCCGCGACCTTTTTGCGGAATTCGAGGCTGAAGCCGAGGCTGCCCAGTCCAGTGCGGCTGTGGCTCCGAGTAGTGCTTCGGTTCCTTCTAGTTCCAGTGTGGCGGCAAAACCCGCCCCTGCAGCGAAACCCGCTCCTGCATCAAGCAGCAGTGTGAAGGTTTCCTCTAGTTCGGTCGCTCCGGTTTCTAGCTCTGTCGAAGTATCTTCTAGCAGCGAGGCTCCTGCTCCGGTTGATTCCGCCGCGGTTGTGGCCGAAGTTCCGGCCGATGCTGATTCTGCTTTCGTGGACACTCTCGCTGGCGATTCTGTCAGGGAAATGACTCCTGAAGAAGCCTACGCCGCCGAAATGAAAAGGCATAACGAAGAAAACCGCATTCGCGATTCTCTTGCCATGGCAGCCGTCTCTTCTTCTTCGACTGATGCTCCGTCTTCTAGCAGCATGAGCCGCCGTGAACTGCTGGGCCCTGTCAAGGTCTCCAAGGTGAACGGTATCGACGAAATGAAGGGCCGCTACAAGAGCCCGCGCAAGGCTTTGTTCATGTCGTTGGTTATTCCGGGTTCCGGACAAATGTACGTGGGTGGCTCCAACTTTACCTATGTCCGCGGTGGTGTTTACCTTGCACTTGAAGCCGCTTTGTGGGGTAGCTGGTATTACTTCTCGGTGAACAAGTACAATAAGCAGGTGGACAAGTATAAGAAGTACGCTAAGGAACATTACTCTATCGGTCGCTATGAACAGCGCATGCGTAGCTTGTACAATGCCGATGCCGTGAACTACGAATCGGAATTCCGTCGCCGTTATTTAGGCTCTCGAGAAACATTCTGCGAAGGCATTTTTGGTGTAGCGACAACGGATCGTTGCTATGACCGCGACAAACTCTACTCTGGTGATGTGGAGTACGTCAATACGTTTGTTAAGTCGCCGAAGAGCCTTGGTGACGAAATGGAAAAGGTTGACTTTGACAATGCTTCCGAAGTTTATCAGTTGATTTCTGACGATGCCTATGTGCTTGGTTGGGAAGACATTGGTGACGAAGATGTGGCCGTGGCAACATCGCTTGCTCTCGATGATCCGAACCATGCAACTGAATCGTTGGTGAAGTCCGAATCGGATTACCAGAAAAAGTACCGTAGCATGCGTAACAAGGCAAATGACTATGCCGACATGCAGGCTTGGTTCTTTGGCGGCTTGATTTTGAACCATATCATTTCGGCTGTCGATGCAGCATTCACTGCGAATTCGCACAACAAGGCCTTGTACGAAGAAGATCTTTCTTGGTACGACCACTTGCATTTCGATAGCGGAGTTTCGTTTGCAAACGGCTTTGGTTTTAACGTGCAGGCAAGCTGGGGCTTTTAA